GCATGCCGTGTTCATTGAATGGCGACTGTTCGAAAGGCGCGTTGTACACTTCCGCGCGGATGCGCGCCACATGCTGCCCGATCGGGCCTTCGTGCTCTTTCAGCAGTTCGCCCGCGCTCGTGTTCAGCTTGTAGCCGTTCCGGTCGAACGGAATGTGGCTTCCCGTCACCATGATGCTGGCCCGGCGCCGGCCAAAACCGTAGTAGGCCAGGGCGGGCGTGGGGATGAACCCTTCAAACACCGGCGTGCAGCCCGCAGCCCGCACCGCCTCGCAGGCGGCCTGCAGGATCTCGCCGCGTCCGCCCTGTTCCGCTGCGAAACGAACCGAAGAAGGCCGCAGATCAGCGGCCAGAAACACGTCTTCGCCCGCTTCGATTCCGCCCTGCGCCTTCGGCAGCGTTTTGAGAAACTCCAGCTCCGCCCGCACGTTGATCCAGATCTCGAGCTGGGTCAGATCAATGACCCGCCCTCGCCTGCCCGACGTGCCGAACCGCAGCTCCACCGGCTCGTATGCGAGGCGTTCCCGCAATGTTTTCTTCATTCCATGCACCTCCGCCGTCCGCGCGGACAGACGGGCTCAGCCGCCCGTGCTGCGCGGACCGGTCCGCAGCCGCAGCCATGCGCCGGCCAGCACTGCGGGCGGAAACAGCAGCAGCAGGCTCCCGAAGTACCAAAACGGCAACGTGCCGAGACTGACGCCCGCCATGACGACGCCCATTGTTTCGCCCAGCATGATCAGGTACACGGCGTGCCGCCACGGCCGCTCCGGCGCCAGCCGTGCCGCCACCCAGCCGCCGAGCATCGTGAATATCACCGCGTAGGCCAGCCGCAGGCCCAGCATCCAGTCTGGCGCGGGCAGGCCCGACCCGTCCTGGACGGAAAACAGCCGCATCAGAATCGAGTCCGTAGCCAGAATCAGCAGCTGGATCACGAGCCATCCGCCAAAGACGGCCAGCAGACTGCGCACCATCAGGCTGAGTGTATCGCAACGGCCCGGCGTGGCGGCGTGACGGCCGGTGCGCCCGAACACGGGGAAGAATTGCCAGTCCCGCAGCCGCGGAGGGGCGGCGCATTCCGGGTCCCGGATGTCCGATTCCATCCGCCGTCTCCCCTGAAAACTGATATTCTTCCCGCGGATGCGGTTGCGGATTTTAGCTGCGCGTCTTCGGGACGCGCTGGCAGGACGCTTCATTCCCGCCGCCGACCTGCGCGCCGCCCTGCTGCTGGCCTGGCTCGCGCTCAGCGGCGCCGCGGGCGTTGCGGCGCTGGCCGCGCTGACGGCGCCGGAGCAGGCCGTGTTCGAAGCGGCGGCGCGGTGCGAGACGCCGGGAGGCCATCGCCAGGCCTGCGCGCTGTGCGGCATGACGCACGCGTTTCTCGCCTTGCGGAAAGGCGAATTCGGCGAGGCCAGGCAGGCCAACGCCGCCAGCCTCCTTCTGTTTCCGTCGCTGGCGCTGAACGAAGCGCTGGCGGGGATCGTACTGGTTTTCAGGATGAAGCGGGGCTGGCAGACGCGCGTCCGGCCTGCCATCGTCCGCAATCCGGGCTGATACCAATGACCGGTTTCCGGAGGCGCTGATGCTGGTGCTGAGTCTCGTATGGGGCATTCTGGCAGCCCTGGGCATGATCGTGGCCTTCTTTCCTTGCCTTGGCAGCCTGAACTGGCTGAACGTTCCCTTTTCCTTCGTCGGGCTGGTGATCAGCATTGTGGCCGTAGCCACGTCGAAACAGGAGCGGAAGGGCGCGGGCATCGCCGGGATTGTGCTCTGCGGCATGGGTGTGATTTTCGGGCTGATCCGGCTGGCGTTGGGCGGCGGCGTTCTGTAGATGCGCGCGGTGTCATCGCTCCAATGCTGGAAGTATCGCCCGCTGGGGGTGCGAGGGGACCGCTGGCTTTCGGCGGCAGAAGCAGCTTGCGATCATGGCATTGAATTGTCGCCGTGGCGGGATGCAGCCGCCGCCCAAGGGCGGCGGGAAACCCGCTGTGGGAGGGGGCGGCCGGGCACGGTTGGTGGGGCCGCTCGATTTCGCGGCCTGCGGCCGCTTCGCTCGTGGCTCAGAGCCCGCACAGAACCCGCCGCCGCGGTTTTCATTGATGCGGGCTGTGGAGCCGTGCCGGCGCCGGGCAGATCTGGAATCCGGGCGCGGGGCGGTGCATCATTCGAGGTATGGCCGAACTCAAGGAAGGATCGAAAGCACCCGACTTCACCCTGCTCGACGATGCCGGGCAGAAGGTCAAGCTGAGCGCGTTTGCGGACAAGACCGTGGTCTTGTACTTCTACCCCCGGGCGGACACGCCGGGCTGCACGAAGGAAGCCTGCAGTTTCCGCGACCACCACGCGGAGATCCTCTCGCGCGGGGCGGTGGTGCTGGGCGTCTCGCCGGACCAGCCTGCGGCGCTCGCGAAGTTCAAACAGAAATACTCGCTTCCGTTTCCGCTGCTCGCCGATCCTGATCACAAGACGGCCGAGAAATACGGCGTCTGGGTCGAGAAGAACATGTATGGCAAGAAGACCATGGGCATCGAGCGCAGCACGTTCATCATTCACCACGGAAAAATCGCGAAGATCTTCCGCAAGGTGAAAGTGGACGGCCACACGGAGGAAGTCCTGCAGGCATTGCAGTCTCTGCCGTCCTGAGCCGTGCTCAGCTTTCCTTGAGCTCGACGATCGTGGCGCCGGCGCCGCCCTCAGACGGCGAAGCCGGGTAGAACTTTTCCACGTGCGGGTGGGCGCGGCAGAGCTCCTGCACGGCGCGCTTCAGCACGCCCATTCCATGGCCGTGGATGACGCGCACGCGGGTGACGCCGGCCAGGAAGGCGTCGTCGAGGAACTTGTCCACCTCCTCGCGCGCCTCGTCGGCTGTCTTGCCGATCACGTTGATCTCGCGCGTCAGCGTGTCCCAGCGCGGACCGGCGCTGAGCGT
This DNA window, taken from Bryobacteraceae bacterium, encodes the following:
- a CDS encoding peroxiredoxin, which encodes MAELKEGSKAPDFTLLDDAGQKVKLSAFADKTVVLYFYPRADTPGCTKEACSFRDHHAEILSRGAVVLGVSPDQPAALAKFKQKYSLPFPLLADPDHKTAEKYGVWVEKNMYGKKTMGIERSTFIIHHGKIAKIFRKVKVDGHTEEVLQALQSLPS